Proteins encoded within one genomic window of Hevea brasiliensis isolate MT/VB/25A 57/8 chromosome 8, ASM3005281v1, whole genome shotgun sequence:
- the LOC131182431 gene encoding F-box protein At4g22390-like, translating into MSDHLTRELLEEILSRLRVKSILICRCVSKTWYSLITNPSFIAHHLKKTAVRNSGILFFSYSTRGLVWPFKENVRYLLYPDESFPANPIEELDYPFKDLKRFVDIVGSCNGVFCLSYGVYGKYTYGVFCLSYGVYGKYTDGAALWNPSVRKIVNIPCPNVTFTSLGFYKHLLGFGFDSATDDYKLVRIVYLPDSNFKFDKIPPLVEIYSLRSRGWRKVDNNDLKYVIADLSTSAFLNGTCHWVATKPPNGPGACDAIVSFSLGEEVFGEMEVPDCLVKKYHFIDVAVSDGSLLLVAITKLTEEGCFSVWKMKEYGVPGSWTNLFNISHLAGIRRLVAFRQSGEVLLANIAGGLVFYDPKTEEISATEILGNARSFYLDTLVESLVLLDEANGVSNEHSASHGGIDKDLQKNSKGKKIADSPTILNEANEILEEVASSSNSQIVIDEANEESKEEAQGESISTE; encoded by the coding sequence atgTCTGATCATCTGACTCGAGAATTGCTGGAAGAAATTTTGTCAAGATTGCGAGTGAAGTCAATCCTCATATGCAGGTGCGTTTCCAAGACTTGGTACTCTTTAATCACCAACCCTTCTTTCATAGCCCACCATCTCAAGAAAACCGCTGTAAGAAACAGTGGAATACTTTTCTTTAGTTACAGCACCAGAGGACTTGTTTGGCCATTTAAAGAAAATGTGCGTTATTTGCTATACCCAGATGAGTCTTTCCCTGCAAACCCTATTGAAGAACTTGATTACCCATTTAAAGACTTAAAGCGTTTTGTTGATATAGTGGGTTCTTGTAATGGGGTCTTTTGTCTATCTTATGGTGTTTATGGCAAATACACTTATGGGGTCTTTTGTCTATCTTATGGTGTTTATGGCAAATACACTGATGGAGCTGCGTTATGGAACCCTAGTGTTAGAAAGATTGTTAACATTCCTTGTCCTAATGTTACGTTTACCTCACTGGGATTCTATAAACACTTACTTGGGTTTGGCTTTGATTCCGCTACTGATGATTATAAGCTTGTGAGAATAGTGTATTTGCCAGAtagtaattttaaatttgataagATTCCGCCTTTGGTTGAGATTTACAGTTTGAGAAGTAGGGGTTGGAGAAAGGTTGATAATAATGATCTGAAATATGTCATCGCTGATTTGTCAACGTCTGCTTTTCTGAATGGAACTTGTCATTGGGTTGCCACTAAGCCACCTAATGGGCCTGGTGCATGCGATGCGATTGTGTCGTTTTCTTTGGGAGAAGAGGTGTTTGGGGAAATGGAGGTACCAGATTGTTTGGTTAAGAAATATCACTTTATTGATGTTGCAGTTTCTGATGGATCACTTTTGCTGGTTGCTATTACGAAATTGACTGAGGAAGGCTGCTTTTCAGTTTGGAAGATGAAAGAATATGGTGTTCCAGGATCTTGGACCAATCTTTTTAATATTTCACATTTGGCAGGGATACGAAGGTTAGTTGCATTTAGGCAAAGTGGTGAGGTTCTATTGGCAAACATAGCTGGAGGGCTAGTTTTCTATGATCCAAAGACAGAAGAAATCTCGGCCACTGAAATTTTGGGCAATGCACGCTCCTTTTATTTGGACACTTTAGTGGAGAGTCTTGTTTTACTCGATGAAGCAAATGGAGTTTCAAATGAGCATTCTGCTTCTCATGGTGGCATAGACAAGGACTTGCAGAAGAACAGTAAAGGGAAAAAGATTGCGGACAGTCCTACTATACTGAACGAAGCAAATGAAATATTGGAGGAGGTTGCATCTAGTTCTAATTCACAGATAGTAATTGATGAAGCAAATGAAGAATCAAAGGAAGAAGCACAGGGAGAGTCCATTTCTACAGAATGA